One region of Terriglobia bacterium genomic DNA includes:
- a CDS encoding LysR family transcriptional regulator: protein MEVHQLRYFCAVSETGSFTRAAEREQVAQPSLSQQIMKLEEELGVRLFDRLGRTVRLTGFGQVFLPRARAILGELKAAKDEVAERQSAVAGPVSIGVIPTIAPYFLPLPLALFSRKYPEASINVVEDVTARLMDRLRAGQIDLAILAMPLRGHDLETFNLRTERLFAIMPRAHRLAKKRKILLKELRDQPFLLLREDHCFRDTAIEVCKRARVVPKVVFESGQFSSILAMVGAGLGISIVPEMAIEERTDCSYVAVADDRASRTIGVVTLKGRYLSRVQQAFLAHLHTLPKKDN from the coding sequence ATGGAAGTCCACCAGCTACGCTATTTTTGCGCGGTTTCTGAAACCGGGAGTTTCACGCGCGCCGCCGAAAGAGAACAAGTCGCCCAGCCGTCATTGTCGCAGCAGATCATGAAGCTGGAGGAAGAACTCGGCGTTCGCCTGTTTGACCGCCTGGGCCGTACCGTCCGGCTCACGGGGTTTGGGCAGGTATTTCTTCCCCGTGCCCGTGCCATTTTAGGAGAACTCAAGGCCGCCAAGGACGAAGTCGCGGAACGGCAATCGGCTGTTGCTGGGCCAGTAAGCATTGGCGTGATCCCCACCATCGCCCCATATTTCCTGCCATTGCCGCTCGCGCTGTTTTCCCGGAAATATCCTGAGGCTTCCATCAACGTGGTTGAAGACGTCACCGCGCGCCTGATGGACCGGCTGCGCGCCGGCCAGATTGACCTGGCCATCCTGGCCATGCCTTTGCGCGGCCATGACCTGGAAACTTTCAACCTGCGCACCGAGCGGCTGTTTGCCATCATGCCGCGGGCGCACCGGCTGGCTAAAAAACGCAAGATCCTGCTCAAGGAATTGCGCGATCAGCCTTTTCTTCTGCTGCGGGAAGACCACTGCTTTCGCGACACGGCGATTGAAGTCTGCAAGCGTGCGCGCGTGGTGCCGAAAGTGGTGTTTGAAAGCGGACAGTTCAGCAGCATTCTTGCGATGGTCGGGGCAGGGCTGGGCATTTCTATTGTTCCTGAAATGGCGATTGAGGAGCGGACTGATTGTTCCTACGTTGCCGTGGCTGATGATCGCGCTTCACGCACCATTGGTGTAGTCACGCTCAAAGGCCGCTACCTGAGCCGCGTGCAACAGGCTTTTCTTGCGCATTTACACACGTTACCCAAAAAAGACAATTAG